Proteins encoded by one window of Nocardioides euryhalodurans:
- a CDS encoding PLD nuclease N-terminal domain-containing protein, with amino-acid sequence MAQKSWSELSPSQQRAIVAVGVVETVLTVAALVDLARRPAEGVRGPKAAWALATFVQPVGPVAYFVAGRK; translated from the coding sequence GTGGCACAGAAGTCGTGGTCCGAGCTCAGCCCGTCGCAGCAGCGCGCCATCGTCGCCGTGGGGGTGGTCGAGACCGTCCTGACCGTGGCGGCCCTCGTCGACCTGGCCCGCCGGCCCGCGGAGGGCGTACGGGGACCGAAGGCGGCGTGGGCCCTCGCCACGTTCGTGCAGCCGGTCGGCCCGGTCGCCTACTTCGTTGCCGGTCGCAAGTAG